A single genomic interval of Oryza sativa Japonica Group chromosome 7, ASM3414082v1 harbors:
- the LOC4343156 gene encoding uncharacterized protein — protein MGVVSAAADAAVVLFSLTVAVAAPLIDAQSVLPRHLFPAPLVSLKRWYAREFGDYLVARPPGFLRGLVWLELAFLWPLALATLYGILARRRWAATTSLIAGVSTLTSMSAILGEIVGSKKATLKLLQMYVPFAVFAVIAILRGLCSSAPRGTAGSSLGPSARKKRA, from the exons ATGGGGGtggtctcggcggcggcggacgcggcggtggTGCTCTTCTCGCtcacggtggcggtggcggcgccgctgaTCGACGCGCAGTCCGTGCTCCCGCGCCACCTCTTCCCGGCGCCGCTCGTCTCCCTCAAGCGGTGGTACGCCCGCGAGTTCGGCGACTACCTCGTGGCCCGCCCCCCGGGCTTCCTCCGGGGGCTCGTCTGGCTCGAGCTCGCCTTCCTCTGGCCGCTCGCCCTCGCCACCCTCTACGGcatcctcgcccgccgccgctgggccgccaccacctccctcatCGCCGGCGTCTCCACCCTCACCTCCATG TCAGCAATACTTGGAGAGATTGTGGGCTCGAAGAAAGCGACACTAAAATTGCTTCAGATGTATGTTCCTTTTGCCGTTTTCGCTGTCATCGCAATTTTGCGTGGACTTTGCTCGTCTGCTCCGCGTGGTACTGCTGGTTCATCACTCGGACCTTCTGCTCGGAAGAAGAGAGCCTAA
- the LOC4343157 gene encoding uncharacterized protein: MDEPSSSSSSSYPSSSGGKKKRPRSPGHSDERPVHTTQIYTSSLEDTLTFSDTMIALQLMRTQFPKLEKVVTEPFILQSQLYSSVKDRTQVDRDLESLKKDKVLRVFKLNTGQDDHAIMFMDDYLKQMALAVKRSRGKDQDGTEVFGWFERYVIHLKLEVSIDQRDLFSLLSLGGDVTDKHITLLMNAGLLTRQLIDPNMYWFSIPSIGPVLKGLTQGRKEILSLLNRKKYKEMLLSSLEKTRLRFSPLDVRFHIRDLIGSGHIKTVQTPTGLLVRISKD; this comes from the exons ATGGACgaaccatcatcatcatcatcatcatcatatccATCTTCCTCTGGTGGGAAAAAGAAGCGACCACGCTCTCCTGGTCACAGCGATGAGCGTCCAGTGCACACAACCCAAATATACACAAGCAGCCTTG AGGACACCCTTACGTTCAGTGATACCATGATTGCTCTTCAACTGATGCGCACACAATTCCCAAAGCTAGAGAAG GTTGTGACAGAACCATTCATTTTGCAGTCACAGTTGTATAGTAGTGTGAAGGACAGGACACAAGTTGATAGAGACCTTGAG TCCTTGAAGAAAGACAAAGTATTGCGTGTATTCAAACTCAATACTGGGCAGGATGATCATGCAATCATGTTCATGGATGATTATCTGAAACAG ATGGCGTTGGCAGTCAAGAGGTCAAGGGGTAAGGACCAAGATGGTACTGAAGTTTTTGGGTGGTTTGAGAGATATGTTATTCATTTGAAGCTTGAAGTTAGCATTGATCAGCGCGATCTG TTTTCTCTGTTATCACTTGGAGGTGATGTAACTGACAAACATATCACATTACTGATGAATGCTGGTCTCTTA ACTCGCCAATTAATTGATCCAAACATGTACTGGTTTTCTATACCAAGTATTGGTCCCGTCTTGAAAGGCCTAACCCAG GGAAGGAAGGAAATTCTTTCATTATTGAACCGCAAGAAGTACAAGGAGATGCTACTCTCTTCACTGGAGAAGACAAGATTACGGTTTTCACCTCTTGATGTGCGCTTTCACATTCGCGACTTAATTGGATCTGGGCACATAAAAACAGTTCAAACACCCACTGGTTTACTTGTTCGCATATCAAAAGATTGA
- the LOC107281615 gene encoding protein ALP1-like, with product MVEEAKDDGGSTSEDEIISMCRNNLVHAENSIVQLVPILGMYSDNYFVKLPKRVNGDFGMDWVMDTLARDTQCYNMFRVERPLFNRLHNTLVQSYGLKSTTKMTSIEALAMFLWIVGSPQSVRQAENRLRRSLETISRTFNRVLTCLLRLAHDIIVPKDPTFSEVHPNLENPAFWPHFNDCIGAIDGTHVNVVVPKSKRVPYLNRHNETSQNVLVVCDFDMRFTFVLLGWPGSAHDMRVFKGLLLELSCNNL from the coding sequence ATGGTTGAGGAAGCAAAAGATGATGGAGGCAGCACAAGTGAGGATGAGATTATATCGATGTGCCGCAACAATCTGGTGCATGCAGAGAATTCGATCGTGCAATTGGTTCCTATCTTGGGTATGTACTCTGATAACTATTTTGTGAAACTACCTAAGAGGGTCAATGGAGATTTTGGTATGGATTGGGTCATGGATACACTAGCCCGAGATACCCAATGCTACAACATGTTTAGGGTAGAGAGACCTTTATTTAACAGGCTACATAATACTTTGGTCCAGTCATATGGGTTGAAGTCCACTACAAAAATGACATCTATAGAGGCTCTTGCTATGTTTTTATGGATTGTTGGTTCACCACAGTCAGTTAGACAGGCTGAGAACCGTTTAAGGAGGTCTTTGGAGACAATAAGCAGGACATTTAATAGAGTTTTGACATGCCTCCTTAGGTTAGCTCATGACATAATTGTACCCAAGGACCCAACTTTTTCAGAGGTGCACCCAAACTTGGAAAATCCAGCATTTTGGCCACACTTCAACGACTGCATAGGAGCTATAGATGGGACACATGTGAATGTTGTGGTGCCTAAGAGTAAGAGGGTTCCGTACTTGAACAGGCATAATGAAACCAGTCAGAATGTGCTTGTTGTTTGTGATTTCGACATGAGATTTACCTTTGTATTGTTGGGATGGCCTGGTTCGGCACATGACATGAGAGTTTTCAAAGGTTTGCTACTTGAACTATCTTGCAACAATCTTTAA